Proteins found in one Gemmatimonadota bacterium genomic segment:
- a CDS encoding isoprenyl transferase: MKDTHINGSRDCTQLQDRLKARGNLPSHIAIIMDGNGRWAQQRDLRRTDGHRSARETVRDIVRACGELEIDILTLFTFGTDNWRRPWSEVLSLMQLLRDCSHEELNELQENNVRLIATGDTDRLAKHSRKALRNAIRETSNNTGLTLNLALSYDGKSDILQAVQSIAIDIAQERISPDDIDANLFSKRLYTGDLPDPDLLIRTSGEVRLSNFMLWQCAYTEFWFTGVLWPDFKREHLYEAIRSYQNRERRFGKTGLQLRDETLASKTNGPSEDLWQSPI; the protein is encoded by the coding sequence ATGAAAGACACACACATAAACGGCTCTCGCGATTGTACTCAGCTTCAAGATAGACTGAAAGCGCGAGGCAACCTGCCATCGCATATTGCGATAATTATGGATGGCAATGGGCGGTGGGCGCAACAGCGAGATTTGCGCCGCACAGATGGGCATCGGTCTGCCCGGGAAACTGTGCGCGATATTGTGCGTGCCTGTGGCGAACTCGAAATAGATATTCTCACCCTGTTCACCTTTGGCACAGACAATTGGCGTCGGCCCTGGTCAGAAGTATTGTCGCTGATGCAATTGTTGCGAGACTGTTCACACGAAGAACTCAATGAATTGCAGGAAAACAACGTGCGTCTCATTGCAACCGGTGATACGGATCGACTGGCCAAGCACTCGCGTAAAGCACTTAGAAATGCCATTCGCGAAACATCTAATAATACAGGACTAACGCTTAATCTCGCGTTGAGCTACGACGGCAAAAGCGATATTCTTCAAGCCGTGCAAAGCATTGCTATCGATATCGCACAGGAACGCATTTCACCAGACGATATTGATGCCAATTTATTTTCTAAACGCCTTTATACAGGTGATTTGCCCGACCCCGATTTGCTGATTCGCACCAGCGGCGAAGTTCGCCTGAGCAATTTTATGCTCTGGCAGTGTGCTTATACCGAATTCTGGTTTACAGGTGTACTGTGGCCCGACTTTAAGCGCGAGCATCTCTACGAAGCCATCCGCAGTTATCAAAATCGAGAACGGCGGTTTGGCAAAACGGGACTTCAATTGCGCGATGAAACGCTCGCAAGCAAAACCAATGGGCCTTCGGAGGACTTGTGGCAAAGTCCAATCTAA
- the rsmH gene encoding 16S rRNA (cytosine(1402)-N(4))-methyltransferase RsmH — translation MHHKAPEYHVPILESDVSKYLITDPNGIYVDATLGGGGHAEIMLKHLGLNSKLIGIDRDPKAIEVAAKRLIPFKDRVYTVQAPFWNLRHILAEQGLATITGILFDLGLSSHQIDNADRGFSFQQRGALDMRMGPDAKCTAHEVVNSYSQENLTHVIKTYGEERAAARIARAICENRPLNYTDDLADVIIRHTYGPRKQKTLARVFQALRIEVNDELTHLEDALQIAVDLLKPGGRIGVLSYHSLEHRAVKRVFELGTRDCIGPVGLPVCACDRLPVLTLPRKRAIRPNRAEIVKNPRARSATLRMAQRLAVSAQPWLCHQGLLS, via the coding sequence ATGCACCACAAGGCCCCAGAGTATCACGTTCCGATCCTGGAGTCAGATGTGTCAAAATATCTCATAACTGACCCCAATGGAATTTATGTCGATGCCACCTTGGGAGGGGGCGGACACGCTGAAATTATGCTCAAGCATCTGGGACTTAATAGCAAATTAATCGGCATTGACCGCGATCCCAAAGCTATCGAAGTCGCGGCAAAACGCCTGATTCCATTCAAAGATCGCGTTTATACAGTGCAAGCACCGTTTTGGAATCTCCGACATATTTTGGCGGAACAGGGTCTCGCGACAATTACAGGCATTTTATTCGATCTGGGTCTCTCATCGCACCAGATTGACAATGCCGACCGGGGATTCAGTTTTCAGCAACGCGGTGCGCTCGATATGCGTATGGGACCCGATGCAAAATGCACGGCCCACGAGGTGGTCAATTCGTATTCGCAGGAAAACTTGACCCACGTCATTAAAACTTATGGCGAAGAACGCGCTGCTGCCCGCATTGCCCGAGCAATTTGTGAAAACAGGCCTCTTAATTATACGGACGACCTGGCCGATGTAATTATACGGCATACTTATGGACCTCGAAAGCAGAAGACACTTGCGAGGGTATTTCAGGCACTTCGCATTGAAGTAAATGACGAATTGACACATCTTGAAGACGCACTTCAAATAGCTGTTGACTTGCTCAAACCCGGCGGGCGCATTGGCGTTTTGTCTTATCACTCGCTGGAACACCGCGCTGTCAAACGGGTTTTTGAACTGGGCACACGCGATTGTATCGGACCTGTGGGTCTGCCCGTATGCGCGTGTGATCGCTTACCAGTATTGACCTTGCCGAGAAAGCGAGCCATTCGACCAAATCGGGCGGAAATCGTCAAAAATCCACGGGCACGTAGCGCAACACTTCGCATGGCGCAACGCCTCGCTGTTTCCGCTCAGCCCTGGTTATGCCATCAAGGACTACTGTCGTGA
- a CDS encoding CDP-archaeol synthase, with protein sequence MAKSNLIQRVLAAAVFGPVLVVLFWLGDYWLFVMWCGVVSIGTWEFYRMLSQKGLQPWTGFGIIISLSWCAVAFVIGPNAFVFFFLVLLLLMFSIALFRDTTGYRMLNAGGTLLGVLYVGFLGSFVLIVRNTLSVGAPELAVLILLGIWANDTMAYFFGRWFGRWHPFPTISAAKTEAGFIGGLLSALLVTGLGGQVLGLFNIAQSLILGLLIGIGASLGDLVESMIKRDMDVKDTSELIPGHGGVLDRFDSTFFVFPLVYLYLQLIASTPPVLD encoded by the coding sequence GTGGCAAAGTCCAATCTAATTCAGCGCGTGTTGGCAGCCGCAGTTTTTGGTCCAGTTTTGGTGGTGCTATTCTGGTTAGGTGACTATTGGCTATTTGTGATGTGGTGCGGCGTGGTCTCTATAGGAACCTGGGAATTTTATCGCATGCTATCGCAGAAAGGGCTGCAACCCTGGACGGGATTTGGCATTATTATATCCCTCTCCTGGTGTGCTGTGGCATTTGTTATTGGGCCAAATGCTTTCGTATTTTTTTTTCTCGTATTATTGCTTTTGATGTTTAGCATCGCCCTATTTCGAGACACCACAGGCTATCGCATGCTCAATGCGGGAGGCACGCTTTTAGGTGTACTCTATGTCGGTTTTCTGGGCAGTTTTGTTCTTATAGTGAGAAACACATTATCCGTTGGCGCACCGGAACTTGCTGTTCTCATTTTGCTGGGGATTTGGGCCAATGATACAATGGCCTATTTTTTTGGACGGTGGTTTGGCCGATGGCATCCCTTTCCCACAATCAGCGCGGCTAAGACCGAAGCCGGATTCATCGGAGGTCTTTTATCCGCACTTTTGGTAACAGGACTCGGCGGACAGGTACTCGGGCTATTTAATATAGCCCAAAGCCTCATACTCGGCCTTCTCATTGGCATTGGGGCATCTCTGGGAGATCTCGTTGAATCCATGATCAAACGCGACATGGACGTCAAAGATACATCGGAACTGATCCCCGGACACGGTGGCGTGTTGGATCGCTTTGACAGTACTTTTTTTGTTTTTCCGCTCGTCTATCTTTATTTGCAACTAATAGCCAGTACCCCACCGGTGTTGGACTAA
- a CDS encoding division/cell wall cluster transcriptional repressor MraZ, with translation MSDNCPEFYGDFENVPIDTKGRLIVPAAFRNALPNGVSSIIVTQWFDGCLAAFDPDGWRRIIDQLRNMGHSQVQSRQLVRAMAGRASEVKLDRQGRALIPRKRLDSVGITDRATLAGAVDCIEIWDPDRYNEAQNAVNMEEIAEGLER, from the coding sequence ATGTCCGATAATTGTCCAGAGTTTTATGGCGACTTTGAAAATGTCCCCATCGATACCAAGGGTCGCTTAATCGTTCCGGCAGCATTTCGGAACGCACTGCCCAATGGCGTAAGTTCAATTATTGTCACGCAGTGGTTTGATGGCTGTTTGGCCGCATTTGACCCCGATGGATGGCGGCGGATCATTGATCAACTTCGCAATATGGGGCACTCGCAAGTCCAGTCAAGACAACTAGTTAGAGCAATGGCAGGACGTGCGTCTGAAGTAAAACTCGACCGCCAGGGGCGTGCATTGATCCCCCGAAAGCGTCTGGATTCAGTCGGTATTACAGATCGCGCAACGCTGGCAGGTGCTGTTGATTGTATTGAAATTTGGGATCCGGACAGGTATAACGAAGCTCAAAATGCCGTCAATATGGAAGAGATAGCAGAAGGATTAGAACGATAA
- a CDS encoding cell division protein FtsL, whose translation MTSEPRPPWGIYRSGFLSIILLVAGLLIYMWGHVQTLSQGREIDQLSEERKNLLNQQERLLARTASLKQSKRIRDIAVRELGMVFPSDPPKNLYLSR comes from the coding sequence GTGACTTCAGAACCGCGCCCGCCCTGGGGGATTTATCGCTCTGGTTTTTTATCGATTATTCTCCTCGTTGCAGGATTACTGATTTATATGTGGGGGCATGTGCAAACCCTGAGTCAGGGGCGTGAAATCGACCAGCTAAGTGAAGAGCGAAAAAATCTTTTGAACCAGCAAGAGCGACTCCTGGCCCGTACAGCGAGTTTGAAGCAGAGCAAGCGCATTCGCGATATTGCCGTTCGAGAATTGGGTATGGTGTTCCCAAGTGATCCACCAAAAAATTTGTATTTGAGTCGATAA
- the rseP gene encoding RIP metalloprotease RseP, with translation MIVDLLYFLFVLGVLVFVHELGHFLVAKKSGIRVEAFSLGYPPKAIGVKIGETEYCLSWLPLGGYVKVAGMADFGHEEGKGKPWEFQSKPRWIQMAVMIAGPAMNFFLGFLLLLTLYMSAGEYAFLDDSRVGEVKTDSPFYTAGLRPGDRILAVGNTAVNNWDEMEDAFLLQAGDVIPVEIERIPTYRSDMTERLAISVDLTSLPREGLGLGYYITTEVGGVMPGMPAAEIGLQPGDVITSVNDVPVTMWWEMSREISAQPGVEISLTWQRNGEEMTERIIPASQTFNGETVGRIGIDLASKRNPISFFKAVRRSASETINLSMTIFRFVKDLVIGQESSRALAGPVGIFQMVGQSAERGFSSLLWFMALLSINLGVLNLLPIPMLDGGHLTILAIEGIIRRDLSARHKAWLQQAGFAFLLFLIIYVTFNDIGRISGWFGN, from the coding sequence GTGATCGTCGATCTTCTCTACTTCCTTTTTGTCTTAGGCGTGCTGGTTTTTGTTCACGAACTCGGGCATTTTTTAGTCGCTAAAAAATCGGGCATCAGGGTTGAGGCTTTCTCACTTGGATACCCGCCCAAAGCGATAGGCGTGAAAATTGGTGAGACCGAATACTGCCTTTCGTGGTTGCCATTGGGCGGCTATGTCAAAGTTGCTGGCATGGCCGATTTCGGTCACGAAGAAGGCAAGGGTAAGCCCTGGGAATTTCAGTCAAAACCGCGATGGATTCAGATGGCAGTAATGATCGCCGGTCCGGCAATGAACTTTTTTTTGGGCTTTTTGCTATTGCTCACTCTGTATATGTCGGCGGGCGAATACGCATTTTTAGACGATTCGCGCGTGGGTGAAGTTAAGACAGACTCGCCCTTCTATACGGCAGGCCTAAGACCGGGAGACCGCATTTTAGCCGTTGGAAATACAGCGGTAAATAACTGGGACGAAATGGAAGATGCGTTTCTCCTTCAAGCCGGTGACGTCATACCCGTTGAAATTGAACGAATACCCACCTACCGATCAGACATGACCGAGCGATTGGCTATTTCTGTCGATTTGACCTCGCTTCCCCGCGAAGGTCTGGGACTGGGATATTATATTACCACAGAGGTTGGAGGTGTGATGCCCGGAATGCCAGCCGCAGAAATTGGGCTACAACCGGGCGATGTGATTACATCGGTCAATGATGTCCCCGTCACGATGTGGTGGGAGATGAGCCGCGAGATATCTGCGCAACCCGGTGTGGAAATCTCATTGACCTGGCAGCGCAATGGCGAAGAGATGACAGAGCGGATTATTCCCGCATCTCAAACTTTTAATGGCGAAACCGTGGGGCGCATTGGCATTGATTTGGCTTCCAAACGCAACCCCATTTCCTTTTTTAAGGCCGTGCGCCGCAGCGCATCAGAAACCATCAATTTGTCAATGACTATTTTTCGATTTGTCAAAGATCTGGTCATAGGACAAGAATCCAGCAGAGCTCTGGCCGGACCTGTTGGGATTTTCCAGATGGTGGGACAAAGTGCTGAACGCGGTTTTTCCTCTCTGCTGTGGTTTATGGCTCTGCTCAGTATTAACCTGGGCGTGCTCAACTTGCTACCCATTCCCATGCTCGATGGTGGCCATCTCACCATTCTTGCGATTGAAGGCATTATCCGCCGAGATTTATCTGCGCGACACAAAGCCTGGCTCCAACAAGCTGGATTTGCATTTTTGCTCTTCCTGATCATTTACGTAACCTTCAACGATATCGGGCGCATTTCCGGATGGTTTGGAAACTAA
- the glnA gene encoding type I glutamate--ammonia ligase gives MAQTPQDVLAMIADQGIRVVDFRFTDFPGHWQHFTVMASEIEEETFEDGLGFDGSSIRGWQAINESDMLVIPDPATALIDPFLEEPTLVMICNIADPITKSGYSRDPRSVAQKAEAYMQSTGIGDTAFFGPEAEFFVFDDVRFGEGSNHAFHSVDSVEGYWNSGRDEGPNLGYKPRHKEGYFPVPPHDTLQNIRTEMVLTMEEVGIDIEVHHHEVSTGGQGEIDIRFCPMVTCADRMTWYKYIVKNVAHKHGKTATFMPKPLFEDNGTGMHTHQSIWKGDEPLFAGSGYAGLSEMALHYIGGILKHADALIALTNPTTNSFKRLVPGYEAPVNLAYSQRNRSAAIRLPMYSQSPKAKRVEFRCPDPSANPYLAFAAMLMAGLDGIQNKIHPGDPLDKNLYDLEPEEAASIPQTPGSLSDALDALATDHDFLLKGDVFTEDVIETWIEYKRENEVDAINQRPHPHEFALYFDV, from the coding sequence ATGGCCCAAACGCCACAAGATGTTCTTGCAATGATCGCAGATCAGGGCATTAGAGTTGTCGATTTTCGCTTTACCGATTTTCCAGGACACTGGCAGCATTTTACTGTCATGGCCTCCGAAATCGAAGAAGAAACCTTTGAAGACGGACTCGGCTTTGACGGATCCAGTATTCGCGGCTGGCAGGCCATCAACGAATCGGACATGCTCGTCATTCCCGATCCCGCCACAGCGTTGATCGATCCCTTCCTCGAAGAACCCACCCTCGTAATGATCTGTAATATTGCCGATCCCATCACCAAAAGCGGCTATTCGCGCGACCCGCGTTCGGTCGCTCAAAAAGCCGAAGCCTATATGCAATCCACGGGCATTGGCGATACGGCATTTTTCGGTCCAGAAGCCGAATTTTTTGTTTTTGACGATGTGCGCTTTGGCGAAGGGTCAAACCACGCCTTTCACAGCGTAGATTCAGTTGAAGGCTACTGGAATTCGGGCAGAGATGAAGGTCCCAACCTCGGTTACAAGCCCCGCCACAAAGAAGGCTATTTCCCCGTGCCGCCCCACGACACGCTGCAAAATATACGTACCGAAATGGTGCTGACCATGGAAGAGGTCGGCATTGACATTGAAGTTCACCACCACGAAGTATCAACCGGTGGTCAGGGCGAAATCGACATTCGGTTCTGCCCGATGGTCACATGCGCCGACAGAATGACCTGGTACAAATACATCGTCAAAAACGTGGCACACAAACACGGCAAAACCGCCACCTTTATGCCCAAACCGCTTTTTGAAGACAATGGCACGGGCATGCACACGCATCAAAGCATCTGGAAAGGCGATGAGCCTCTCTTTGCCGGGTCGGGATACGCGGGCCTGAGCGAAATGGCACTGCACTATATCGGCGGCATTCTCAAACACGCCGATGCGTTGATCGCATTGACCAACCCGACCACCAACTCATTTAAGCGTCTGGTCCCCGGTTATGAAGCCCCGGTCAATCTGGCCTATTCGCAGCGCAATCGCAGTGCTGCAATACGCCTCCCGATGTATTCTCAAAGTCCCAAAGCCAAGCGCGTCGAATTTCGGTGTCCAGACCCAAGCGCCAATCCCTACCTGGCTTTCGCGGCCATGTTAATGGCTGGCCTGGACGGCATTCAAAACAAAATTCATCCAGGGGATCCGCTCGACAAAAACCTCTACGATCTCGAACCCGAAGAAGCCGCATCCATCCCGCAGACACCGGGTTCACTGTCCGATGCCCTCGATGCATTGGCGACGGATCACGACTTCCTGCTCAAGGGTGATGTCTTTACCGAAGACGTGATCGAAACATGGATCGAATACAAGCGCGAAAACGAAGTTGACGCCATCAACCAGCGTCCTCATCCACACGAATTCGCCCTTTACTTCGACGTGTAA
- a CDS encoding pentapeptide repeat-containing protein, with protein MPITFSPAQVREILARHQAWIASNGTEGARADLVGANLNRAELQNAALQHADMREAILSGAQLRGANLSGANLQRARLLQANLRDANLEEADLSGAFLQNAILTRANMKGAQVSPADLELADLSSANMEDANFEEAKLVGCNLRGARCKNANFYKANLSETILVKVDFENATLRTADIRKSDLTDANLRGANLQSARLQEADLVKVDLRQANLQRARLQKADLFKAQFDNADMRGADVRDAIGFSQKHLDVVRWDEKTKLRD; from the coding sequence ATGCCCATAACTTTTTCACCTGCACAGGTGCGCGAGATTCTTGCGCGACATCAAGCCTGGATAGCGTCCAACGGGACAGAGGGCGCGCGCGCGGATCTGGTCGGTGCAAATTTAAACCGGGCGGAATTGCAAAATGCCGCCTTACAACACGCCGATATGCGCGAAGCCATTCTCAGTGGTGCACAGTTGCGGGGTGCCAATTTATCGGGTGCCAACTTACAGCGTGCACGTCTTTTACAGGCCAATTTGCGCGATGCAAATCTCGAAGAGGCTGATCTGAGCGGGGCTTTCTTGCAGAATGCGATTCTCACAAGAGCGAATATGAAGGGCGCACAGGTCTCGCCAGCGGATTTGGAATTGGCAGATCTCAGCAGTGCAAATATGGAAGACGCAAATTTTGAGGAGGCAAAATTGGTGGGGTGCAATTTGCGTGGCGCCAGATGCAAAAATGCGAATTTTTACAAGGCCAATTTGTCGGAGACCATATTGGTCAAAGTGGATTTCGAAAATGCTACCTTGCGTACAGCCGATATCAGAAAGTCGGATTTGACCGACGCCAATTTGAGGGGAGCCAATCTGCAAAGTGCCAGGCTCCAGGAGGCCGATCTCGTCAAAGTGGATTTGCGCCAGGCCAATCTCCAGCGCGCCCGCCTGCAAAAAGCCGATCTCTTTAAAGCCCAGTTTGACAATGCCGACATGCGCGGTGCCGATGTCCGAGATGCGATTGGCTTTTCACAAAAACATCTGGATGTAGTGAGGTGGGATGAGAAGACGAAGTTGAGGGATTGA
- a CDS encoding 5-formyltetrahydrofolate cyclo-ligase: protein MTKPDLKRSLRTERIQMSERAVREKSLCIYRQLIDMSAYQLAPCIACYVSIKNEVDTGIVIPKAIDSGKQVGVPVTREDGDMDFQAIAGLSDLRPVHYGLREPVPDPQKVLLPHTIDLILVPGIAFDRFGHRIGSGGGYYDRFLAQTGAIRVGLSYAFQIIDRVPAEPHDEKMDLIITENEVIKI from the coding sequence ATGACAAAGCCTGATCTAAAACGTAGCCTTCGCACCGAGCGTATCCAGATGTCCGAACGAGCTGTTCGCGAGAAGAGTTTGTGTATTTATCGCCAGTTGATCGATATGTCAGCATACCAGCTTGCACCGTGCATTGCCTGTTATGTGTCGATAAAAAATGAAGTGGATACGGGAATAGTGATCCCAAAAGCAATTGACAGCGGCAAACAGGTGGGAGTACCTGTTACGCGGGAAGATGGAGATATGGATTTTCAGGCAATTGCGGGACTGAGCGATCTGCGACCCGTGCATTATGGTTTGCGCGAACCGGTTCCAGATCCCCAAAAGGTGCTGTTGCCGCATACCATTGACCTGATCCTCGTTCCGGGTATCGCTTTTGATCGCTTTGGCCATCGGATTGGATCGGGTGGTGGATATTACGACCGATTTTTGGCGCAGACTGGAGCTATTCGAGTCGGTTTATCTTATGCTTTTCAGATCATAGATCGCGTGCCCGCCGAGCCACACGATGAGAAGATGGATTTGATCATAACCGAAAACGAGGTCATTAAAATTTAG
- a CDS encoding 1-deoxy-D-xylulose-5-phosphate reductoisomerase, with translation MIKRVALLGSTGSIGTNTLRVLNNLSDRFELVSLCAGRNAELLCEQAEHWRPERVCIAQGAKEVQARLAPLGIEVLEGSAGLQDLSVDPDTDLIINGLAAGVGLRPTLSAVRAGKDVAIANKETLVVAGHLVTDWAKQTGATLLPIDSETTPLWQSLQETNRDEIKRILLPASGGPFFDYTQKQMASVSRDQALNHPTWQMGPKITIDSATLMNKGFEVIEAQWFLDLPVSKIDVIIHRQSIVHCLIEYVDGGMMAHLSTPDMQLPIHQALVHPEKLPTQVERLDLTEVGTLSFFQPDTDRFPCLQLAYQAVEQGGTAPAVLNAANEVAVYAFLDSRIGFLDIPRVIAKALDEHEAGEDTLEAVFEADRWGRDRANTLICSLES, from the coding sequence ATGATAAAACGCGTTGCCCTTCTGGGATCCACAGGCTCTATCGGCACAAACACACTGCGTGTTCTGAATAACCTATCCGACCGATTTGAACTGGTGAGTTTATGTGCCGGACGCAATGCCGAGTTGCTGTGCGAACAAGCCGAGCACTGGCGCCCTGAGCGCGTTTGTATTGCCCAGGGGGCAAAAGAGGTGCAGGCGCGTCTCGCGCCACTGGGTATTGAAGTGCTCGAAGGCAGCGCGGGCTTGCAGGACCTGTCTGTCGATCCCGATACCGACCTGATCATTAACGGTCTGGCGGCAGGCGTGGGACTGCGCCCTACGCTATCTGCTGTGCGCGCGGGCAAAGATGTGGCAATTGCCAACAAAGAGACACTGGTTGTCGCCGGGCATCTGGTAACCGATTGGGCAAAACAGACAGGCGCCACATTATTGCCGATCGACAGTGAGACAACGCCGCTGTGGCAATCTTTGCAAGAGACGAACCGAGACGAGATCAAACGCATTTTACTACCCGCCTCGGGCGGTCCTTTTTTTGACTATACGCAAAAGCAGATGGCGAGTGTTTCACGCGATCAGGCACTTAATCATCCCACCTGGCAGATGGGACCAAAAATTACGATTGACTCCGCCACATTGATGAATAAAGGCTTTGAAGTGATCGAAGCACAATGGTTTCTCGATTTGCCTGTCTCGAAAATCGATGTGATTATCCATCGGCAGTCTATTGTGCATTGCCTCATCGAATATGTGGATGGCGGCATGATGGCGCACCTGAGCACACCCGACATGCAGTTGCCCATTCATCAGGCTCTCGTGCATCCCGAAAAGCTGCCCACACAGGTTGAACGCCTGGACCTGACAGAGGTCGGCACATTGAGTTTTTTTCAGCCCGATACCGACCGATTTCCCTGTCTCCAATTGGCATATCAGGCCGTAGAACAGGGGGGAACTGCGCCCGCAGTACTCAACGCTGCCAATGAAGTCGCCGTGTATGCTTTTCTCGATAGCCGCATCGGATTTCTCGATATCCCCCGTGTAATTGCAAAAGCCCTCGATGAGCACGAGGCAGGCGAAGATACCCTCGAGGCGGTCTTTGAAGCCGACCGTTGGGGGCGAGACCGTGCAAATACGCTGATTTGTTCACTTGAATCATAG